Proteins encoded by one window of uncultured Ilyobacter sp.:
- a CDS encoding uracil-DNA glycosylase produces the protein MNREKFLSENKIHFSYHEFFDNETLDFIEDILNFIGEDYTPKKEDIFKVFRYDLNHAKVLLLGMDPYPQNGVATGLSFEVELESWGDPRINTSLKNMLKLIYKSYYGEILSIDELREKIRKKEFRILSPDKIFKEWASEGVIFLNTALTTKIGKAGAHINLWKPFTEKLLSFIGKKNPSLTYLLWGGRAQKFEKFIVSGKVVKHNHPAICGKLYKPQDFLNGSSFIVTKKEINWIAGEEI, from the coding sequence TTGAATAGAGAAAAATTTTTATCTGAAAATAAAATACACTTTTCTTATCATGAGTTTTTTGATAATGAAACATTAGACTTTATAGAAGATATTCTCAACTTTATAGGAGAAGACTACACCCCTAAAAAAGAGGATATTTTCAAGGTATTTAGATACGACCTGAACCATGCAAAAGTTCTGCTTCTAGGGATGGACCCCTATCCACAAAATGGTGTGGCCACCGGTTTATCATTTGAAGTAGAACTTGAATCCTGGGGGGACCCGAGGATAAATACTTCTCTCAAAAATATGCTTAAACTCATATACAAGAGCTACTATGGTGAAATTCTCAGTATAGATGAGTTGAGAGAAAAGATTAGAAAGAAAGAGTTTCGGATTTTATCACCAGATAAAATATTCAAAGAGTGGGCCAGTGAGGGAGTGATATTTCTCAATACTGCACTCACTACAAAAATAGGTAAAGCCGGGGCACATATAAACCTATGGAAGCCTTTTACAGAAAAACTTCTGAGTTTTATAGGGAAAAAGAATCCCTCTCTCACTTACCTTCTGTGGGGAGGAAGGGCTCAGAAATTTGAAAAGTTTATTGTTTCTGGAAAAGTGGTAAAACACAACCATCCAGCTATTTGTGGGAAACTGTATAAACCTCAAGACTTTCTAAATGGCAGCTCTTTCATTGTAACTAAAAAAGAGATAAATTGGATAGCTGGAGAGGAAATATGA
- the rfbD gene encoding dTDP-4-dehydrorhamnose reductase, with translation MILLTGGKGQLGSEFQKLFKRVGIEYIATGHRELDITDIDAVKNFLKEKNIDIIINCAAYNYVDRAEKEPEKCFAVNSLAPKNLALESKKIGAVFVTYSSDFVFDGGKKKPYTESDIPNPMSVYSKSKVEGEKCVFAAYDKSFVIRTSWVFGMGNNNFVKNVIKWSKAREKLELVEDQVSSPTYAKDLAEYSWELINSDKYGLYHLSNAGVASKYEEGKYILEKIGWKGELVKVNTSKFNLPARRAEYSKLSSQKAEKIIGKKMPHWKNAIDRFFKEMEEGNL, from the coding sequence ATGATTCTTCTAACAGGAGGAAAAGGTCAATTGGGCAGTGAGTTTCAGAAACTCTTTAAAAGAGTTGGTATAGAATACATTGCCACAGGTCACAGGGAACTAGATATTACAGATATCGACGCTGTAAAAAACTTTCTCAAGGAGAAAAATATAGACATTATAATAAACTGTGCCGCCTATAATTATGTGGACAGGGCTGAAAAAGAACCGGAAAAATGCTTCGCAGTAAACAGTCTTGCACCTAAAAACCTGGCTTTGGAATCTAAAAAAATTGGAGCTGTTTTTGTAACGTATTCCAGTGATTTTGTATTTGACGGTGGGAAAAAGAAGCCATATACAGAGTCTGATATCCCTAATCCGATGAGTGTCTATTCTAAGTCAAAGGTTGAAGGAGAAAAATGTGTCTTTGCTGCCTATGACAAGAGTTTTGTCATAAGAACCTCATGGGTCTTTGGTATGGGAAACAATAATTTCGTTAAAAATGTGATAAAGTGGTCAAAAGCGAGAGAAAAACTAGAGCTGGTAGAAGATCAGGTATCTTCACCGACCTATGCAAAAGATTTAGCAGAATATTCTTGGGAACTTATAAATTCAGATAAATATGGACTTTATCATTTATCTAACGCCGGTGTAGCCAGTAAGTATGAAGAGGGGAAGTATATATTGGAAAAAATAGGATGGAAAGGTGAATTAGTAAAAGTAAATACATCTAAATTTAATTTACCTGCCAGAAGAGCCGAATACTCAAAGCTTTCCAGCCAGAAGGCGGAAAAAATTATAGGAAAGAAAATGCCTCACTGGAAGAATGCCATAGATAGATTTTTTAAAGAGATGGAGGAAGGGAATCTGTGA
- the rfbA gene encoding glucose-1-phosphate thymidylyltransferase RfbA produces MKGIILAGGTGTRLYPITKSISKQIIPVYDKPMIYYPISVLMLAGIREILVISTMRDLSSFKELLGDGSNYGLEISYAVQKEPNGLAEAFIIGEEFIEKKPCALVLGDNIFYGHGLTGMIREAASTEVGATIFGYYVNNPKSFGVVEFDQKGRAISLEEKPENPKSNYVVPGLYFYDNTVVEKAKRIKPSKRGELEITELNRMYLKEGELKVSNLGRGMAWLDTGTHDALLDAANFVKTIQARQGVMIACLEEIAYNNGWITKEQLQSQIKPLMKSHYGEYLLKLIK; encoded by the coding sequence ATGAAAGGAATTATACTTGCTGGAGGAACAGGAACAAGACTCTATCCAATAACTAAATCCATATCAAAACAGATAATACCTGTCTATGATAAACCTATGATATATTACCCAATATCGGTGCTTATGCTAGCTGGCATAAGAGAGATACTTGTCATCTCGACTATGAGAGACCTTTCTTCATTTAAAGAGTTGTTAGGTGATGGTTCTAATTATGGCCTTGAAATATCATATGCTGTTCAGAAGGAACCCAATGGCCTGGCAGAGGCATTTATAATAGGAGAAGAGTTTATAGAAAAGAAACCATGTGCCCTTGTCCTAGGGGATAACATATTTTACGGGCATGGTCTGACGGGTATGATAAGAGAGGCTGCATCTACAGAAGTGGGAGCCACTATTTTTGGATATTATGTAAATAATCCTAAATCCTTCGGTGTTGTAGAATTTGATCAAAAGGGAAGGGCAATTTCACTAGAAGAAAAACCTGAAAACCCCAAGTCAAATTATGTAGTTCCAGGACTTTATTTTTACGACAATACAGTTGTGGAAAAAGCCAAGAGAATAAAACCTTCTAAAAGAGGTGAACTAGAAATAACAGAATTAAACAGAATGTACCTAAAAGAGGGAGAGCTAAAGGTATCAAATCTAGGAAGGGGGATGGCCTGGCTAGATACAGGAACTCATGATGCCTTGCTAGATGCTGCCAACTTTGTAAAGACTATACAGGCTAGACAGGGCGTGATGATAGCCTGTCTAGAAGAGATCGCCTATAATAACGGCTGGATAACCAAAGAGCAGCTGCAAAGTCAGATCAAGCCCCTCATGAAATCACATTACGGCGAGTATCTCCTAAAACTTATAAAATAA
- a CDS encoding N-acetylmuramoyl-L-alanine amidase, protein MRLLIVIISIILTGCSMVNYEVDNITYNAKGKNQRIKFIILHYTACDDKISIKTLTKENVSSHYLITTLRWDPIFQLVSENERAWHAGFSSFHGRTNLNDTSIGIEIVNLGVSDAEGELILHPFEESQIRKTAYLLKKISKKYKIEPTNILGHSDIAPGRKIDPGPMFPWERLYTEFGIGAWYDTADYNFYYDSAIFDIYSIEDIQSEFKKYGYDMEISGEWNENEKNVLKAFQMHFRPKNVNGEIDLETFAIIKALNHKYR, encoded by the coding sequence ATGCGACTATTGATAGTTATTATATCTATAATCCTCACAGGTTGTAGTATGGTCAACTATGAAGTGGACAACATAACTTACAATGCTAAAGGGAAAAATCAGAGAATAAAATTTATAATCCTGCATTACACCGCATGTGACGATAAAATATCTATAAAGACCCTGACAAAGGAAAATGTGAGTTCTCATTATCTTATAACGACTCTCAGATGGGATCCTATATTTCAGCTTGTTTCTGAAAATGAAAGAGCCTGGCACGCAGGATTTAGCAGTTTCCACGGGAGAACCAACCTTAATGATACCTCAATAGGGATAGAGATCGTAAATCTAGGAGTTTCAGACGCAGAGGGTGAATTGATACTCCACCCTTTTGAAGAATCCCAGATAAGAAAAACAGCCTACTTATTAAAAAAAATATCTAAAAAATATAAGATCGAACCTACAAATATCCTAGGACACTCAGATATAGCCCCAGGACGGAAAATAGATCCAGGACCTATGTTTCCTTGGGAAAGGTTATACACGGAGTTTGGTATAGGGGCCTGGTATGACACTGCAGACTATAATTTTTATTATGATTCTGCCATATTTGATATCTATTCTATAGAGGATATACAGTCTGAATTCAAAAAATACGGTTACGATATGGAAATCTCAGGCGAATGGAATGAGAACGAAAAAAATGTTCTGAAAGCTTTTCAGATGCACTTCAGACCTAAAAATGTAAATGGCGAGATAGATTTAGAAACTTTTGCCATAATAAAAGCTCTCAATCATAAGTACCGGTAA
- a CDS encoding dTDP-glucose 4,6-dehydratase, with the protein MKTYLITGGAGFIGANFVKYLLKKNEKIKLVILDKLTYAGNLENIRGNLEDSRVSFIKGDICDRDLVENIFQQQKFDYVVNFAAESHVDKSIENPGIFLKTNIIGTQILLDAAKTQWSLGIDEKGCPVYLEKKKFIQISTDEVYGDLSIDYPYGKKLEARTKEMRSLLKKKSVKSKTFGKDFFTENTSINPRSPYAASKASADMLVRAYHETYHMPVNITRCSNNYGPYQFPEKLIPLIIKNLLEGKEIPMYGDGRQVRDWLYVEDHCRGIDMVINRGSLGEIYNIGGLNEEQNINITKLIIDRLYWLIKENPKYQIALKTNLETIKYDLITFVNDRLGHDMRYAIDPTKTVKDLGFYPETDFSVGIEKTIIWYLKNWSDSCLSVQ; encoded by the coding sequence GTGAAAACTTATTTAATTACCGGGGGAGCCGGGTTTATAGGGGCCAATTTTGTAAAATATTTGCTAAAAAAAAATGAAAAAATAAAGTTGGTAATTTTGGATAAGCTCACTTATGCAGGAAACCTTGAAAACATCAGGGGAAATTTAGAAGATTCTAGGGTGAGCTTTATAAAGGGGGATATATGCGACCGCGACCTGGTAGAAAATATATTTCAACAGCAAAAATTTGATTATGTAGTTAATTTTGCCGCAGAATCCCACGTGGACAAAAGCATAGAAAATCCCGGCATATTTCTGAAAACTAATATAATAGGTACACAAATTTTGCTGGATGCAGCTAAAACTCAATGGTCTTTGGGAATAGATGAAAAAGGCTGTCCCGTATATCTTGAGAAAAAAAAGTTTATTCAGATTTCCACAGATGAAGTTTATGGGGATCTGAGCATTGATTATCCTTATGGAAAAAAATTAGAGGCTAGAACTAAAGAGATGAGGTCTCTATTGAAAAAAAAATCTGTAAAATCCAAGACATTTGGAAAAGATTTTTTTACTGAAAACACTTCCATTAATCCTAGAAGTCCCTACGCCGCATCCAAAGCTTCTGCAGACATGCTTGTTAGGGCTTATCACGAGACATATCATATGCCTGTCAATATAACAAGATGTTCAAATAATTACGGGCCTTATCAGTTTCCGGAGAAACTCATACCCCTGATTATAAAAAATCTACTAGAAGGAAAGGAAATTCCAATGTATGGTGACGGCAGGCAGGTGAGAGACTGGCTTTATGTTGAGGACCATTGCAGAGGAATAGATATGGTGATAAATAGGGGTAGCTTGGGAGAAATTTATAATATAGGGGGGCTTAACGAGGAGCAAAATATAAACATAACCAAACTCATAATAGATAGACTTTATTGGTTAATAAAAGAAAATCCGAAATACCAAATAGCTTTGAAAACAAATTTAGAAACAATAAAATACGATTTAATAACTTTCGTAAATGACAGGTTGGGTCATGATATGAGATATGCCATCGATCCTACAAAAACAGTCAAGGATCTTGGTTTTTATCCTGAAACAGATTTTTCAGTTGGAATAGAAAAAACTATTATATGGTATCTTAAAAATTGGAGTGATTCTTGTTTAAGTGTGCAATAA
- the rfbC gene encoding dTDP-4-dehydrorhamnose 3,5-epimerase, which translates to MTKFKITETKIKDLIIIDPVVFSDQRGFFMETYNKREFEKLGFDLEFVQDNHSRSKEGVLRGLHFQKKHSQGKLIRVTRGSIWDVAVDLRKKSPTFVMWHGLILSEENKKLFYIPEGFAHGFLTLEEDTEIQYKCTDFYYPEFDSGIKWNDPDIGIKWPFEKFGFREENLILSERDMDQPSFKEYLGGIE; encoded by the coding sequence ATGACAAAATTCAAAATAACAGAAACTAAAATAAAAGACTTGATAATAATAGACCCAGTTGTATTCAGTGACCAGAGAGGTTTTTTTATGGAGACATACAACAAGAGAGAGTTTGAAAAATTAGGTTTTGACCTAGAATTTGTCCAGGATAATCATTCAAGATCAAAAGAAGGAGTTTTGAGGGGGCTTCATTTTCAGAAGAAGCATTCTCAAGGAAAGTTAATAAGAGTAACAAGAGGAAGTATATGGGATGTGGCAGTTGATTTGAGGAAAAAAAGTCCCACTTTTGTTATGTGGCATGGTTTAATCCTCAGCGAGGAAAATAAAAAGCTCTTTTATATACCCGAAGGATTTGCCCACGGTTTTTTAACTTTAGAGGAAGATACAGAGATACAGTATAAATGCACTGATTTTTATTATCCTGAGTTTGATTCAGGGATAAAGTGGAATGACCCTGATATAGGGATAAAATGGCCTTTTGAAAAATTTGGATTTAGGGAAGAAAATCTGATTTTGTCAGAAAGAGACATGGATCAGCCTAGTTTTAAGGAGTATTTAGGAGGAATAGAATGA
- a CDS encoding GDSL-type esterase/lipase family protein — MKKTILLGDSITDWNPLQDKNIINMGVAGDTTRDIFWRIDEVKSIEAEKVIFMAGINDILMKFPFEKTCNFYNKTVSSLKESFDEIILMAILPAVGDNKINVNTLQVNRFIENLAKENNLIFLDLSKLFFDEEGSLKLSFYTDGLHLSSLGYKYLNRELLKII; from the coding sequence ATGAAAAAAACTATCTTACTGGGAGACAGTATAACAGATTGGAATCCACTCCAGGACAAGAATATCATAAATATGGGAGTGGCAGGTGATACCACCAGGGATATTTTTTGGAGAATTGATGAGGTGAAAAGTATAGAGGCTGAAAAAGTGATTTTCATGGCCGGAATCAACGATATACTAATGAAATTTCCTTTTGAAAAAACCTGTAACTTTTATAATAAAACAGTATCTTCTCTAAAGGAAAGTTTTGATGAGATAATTCTGATGGCAATTCTTCCAGCAGTCGGAGACAATAAGATTAATGTGAATACCCTTCAAGTAAACAGGTTTATAGAGAATCTGGCTAAGGAAAATAATCTGATTTTTTTAGATTTATCAAAACTTTTTTTTGACGAAGAAGGTTCTTTAAAGCTTTCTTTTTACACAGATGGACTTCATCTATCATCTCTGGGTTACAAATACCTTAACAGAGAACTTTTAAAGATTATCTGA
- the nadA gene encoding quinolinate synthase NadA, whose amino-acid sequence MDIIEKIKKLKKEKNAVVLAHYYQRGEIQDIADYVGDSFYLAQVGKESEAEIVVFCGVRFMAESAKILSPEKTVLFPCYTEAPCCMEYMATPEEILQYKERYPDVKVVTYVNSSSAVKTVSDVCCTSSSVENIINNLDSEEILFVPDRNLASYVQEQIPRKKIIPWEGCCNIHDAVRVSDIEKALAKNGKDLIIAAHPECRKDVRDMAHYVGSTSGILTYVKKSNSKRFLIVTEKGINHQLRKDNPDKEFFFPPMLCKAMKKIFPETILESLETMNGEIILDDETVTKAAKALNNMLLFSRPRGE is encoded by the coding sequence TTGGATATAATAGAAAAAATTAAAAAATTAAAAAAAGAGAAAAATGCTGTCGTTTTAGCTCATTATTATCAGAGGGGAGAGATACAGGATATTGCAGATTATGTAGGTGATTCTTTTTATCTGGCTCAGGTTGGAAAAGAATCAGAGGCAGAAATAGTTGTGTTTTGTGGAGTCCGTTTCATGGCTGAAAGTGCTAAAATTCTTTCACCTGAAAAAACTGTGCTGTTTCCATGTTACACAGAGGCTCCATGCTGCATGGAATATATGGCAACTCCTGAGGAGATACTACAATACAAGGAAAGGTATCCTGATGTGAAAGTGGTGACATATGTAAACTCCTCTAGTGCTGTAAAGACAGTTTCTGATGTATGCTGTACATCTTCTAGTGTCGAAAACATAATAAATAACCTAGATTCAGAAGAGATACTCTTTGTTCCTGATAGAAACCTGGCTAGCTATGTACAGGAACAGATTCCACGCAAAAAAATAATTCCCTGGGAGGGATGCTGTAATATACACGACGCAGTAAGAGTCTCAGATATAGAAAAAGCACTGGCTAAAAATGGAAAAGATCTAATCATAGCAGCCCATCCGGAATGCAGGAAAGATGTGAGAGATATGGCCCATTATGTAGGAAGCACCAGTGGAATACTAACTTATGTTAAAAAGAGTAACAGTAAAAGATTTTTGATAGTCACAGAAAAAGGAATAAATCATCAACTGAGAAAAGATAACCCTGACAAAGAGTTCTTTTTCCCTCCAATGCTTTGCAAGGCCATGAAGAAGATATTTCCTGAAACAATTCTAGAATCTCTTGAGACAATGAATGGAGAGATTATATTAGATGATGAAACAGTCACTAAGGCTGCAAAGGCTCTTAATAACATGCTTTTATTTTCAAGACCACGAGGTGAGTAA
- a CDS encoding L-aspartate oxidase, with translation MSNLKTDVLIVGTGIGGLYTALNLNDELNITIVTNSKIRDCNSYLAQGGITTIMPGDELSFIEDTLAAGHHKNNHETLGMVAGESWKNIQTLIDMGAEFQRDEKGDLKFTKEAAHSKSRILFQGSETGKMIMETLIKSIEKTKNITLLEESELLDLKISDNSVHGGIFRNKNKNFSVDSKIAVLATGGIGGLFKNSTNHENIKGIALALANRHNIKTKDVEYIQLHPTALDNPSSKRLFLLSEALRGEGAVIRDASGERFVDELLPRDKVTESIIKRRNENNTQIYLDVTALDSDYIKNRFKGIYNECFERGYDITSDLIPISPAQHYFMGGVKTTLTGRSSCQHLYVVGEAACTGLHGKNRLASNSLLEALVFGRKAASDINTCIEDITLIENPAYEDEWFPEKAAREIIIKHRGDLKNELRHY, from the coding sequence GTGAGTAATTTGAAGACAGATGTATTGATAGTAGGTACTGGTATAGGGGGACTTTACACGGCACTAAACTTAAATGATGAACTAAATATCACCATCGTAACAAATTCTAAGATAAGGGACTGCAACTCCTATCTGGCTCAAGGAGGGATAACCACAATAATGCCCGGTGATGAACTCTCCTTTATTGAGGATACATTAGCTGCAGGACATCATAAAAATAATCATGAAACTTTGGGAATGGTGGCTGGAGAGTCCTGGAAAAATATACAAACTTTGATTGATATGGGAGCTGAATTCCAAAGGGATGAAAAGGGAGATCTGAAATTTACAAAAGAAGCCGCCCACAGTAAGAGCAGAATCCTTTTTCAGGGATCCGAAACCGGTAAAATGATCATGGAAACTTTAATTAAAAGCATTGAAAAAACAAAAAATATAACCCTCCTTGAGGAGAGTGAACTTTTGGATCTAAAAATATCCGACAACTCAGTCCACGGTGGAATTTTCAGAAATAAAAATAAAAACTTTTCAGTGGACTCAAAAATAGCGGTTCTGGCAACAGGAGGTATAGGGGGACTCTTTAAAAATTCCACCAATCACGAGAACATAAAAGGAATCGCCCTAGCTCTGGCTAACCGACATAATATAAAAACAAAAGATGTGGAGTATATTCAACTGCATCCTACGGCACTAGACAATCCTAGCAGCAAAAGGTTATTTTTACTTTCTGAAGCCCTGAGAGGTGAAGGTGCTGTCATTAGAGATGCCAGCGGAGAAAGATTTGTAGATGAGCTCCTACCAAGGGACAAAGTAACTGAATCCATTATAAAAAGGAGAAACGAAAATAATACTCAGATATATTTAGATGTCACCGCTCTTGACTCTGACTATATCAAAAATAGATTTAAGGGTATATATAATGAGTGCTTTGAAAGAGGCTATGATATAACTTCAGACCTTATTCCCATAAGTCCGGCACAACATTATTTCATGGGAGGAGTAAAAACAACTCTTACTGGAAGATCAAGCTGTCAGCACCTCTACGTGGTAGGAGAGGCTGCTTGTACAGGACTACACGGAAAAAACCGTCTAGCCAGCAACTCTCTTTTAGAAGCTTTGGTTTTCGGAAGAAAGGCCGCTTCTGATATTAATACTTGTATCGAGGATATAACTTTGATAGAAAACCCAGCATATGAAGATGAGTGGTTCCCAGAAAAAGCTGCAAGAGAAATTATAATTAAACACAGAGGAGATTTGAAAAATGAATTACGTCATTATTGA
- the nadC gene encoding carboxylating nicotinate-nucleotide diphosphorylase, whose amino-acid sequence MNYVIIDDIIKNALLEDRVYDDITTESITSPDSQAEVDLIAKEHGKICGLNVFSRVFQILGDVDINFLKKEGELVKKGEIIAKLRGSTKILLSGERVALNLLQRMSGIATAAYNASEILKEYGIKVLDTRKTTPGLRYLEKYSVLTGGGFNHRFDLSDMAMVKDNHILAAGGIKNAVQMIRKRHPFIKKIEVEAENLEQVKEAVEAKADIIMLDNMGDELLKECIGYIKGRAIIEVSGNMDATRLQNLKKLKIDYVSMGKLTHSVKALDISMKNLKIIK is encoded by the coding sequence ATGAATTACGTCATTATTGATGATATAATAAAAAATGCTCTCTTAGAGGACAGAGTTTATGATGATATTACCACAGAAAGTATAACTTCTCCAGACAGTCAGGCAGAAGTTGACTTAATAGCAAAAGAGCATGGAAAGATCTGCGGATTAAATGTTTTTTCACGAGTTTTTCAAATTCTGGGAGATGTAGATATAAATTTTCTCAAAAAAGAGGGAGAGCTTGTAAAAAAAGGAGAGATTATAGCCAAGCTTAGGGGAAGTACTAAAATCCTTTTATCTGGAGAAAGGGTGGCGCTGAATCTCCTGCAGAGGATGTCCGGAATAGCCACTGCAGCATATAACGCTTCTGAAATACTAAAAGAATACGGGATAAAAGTATTGGACACCAGAAAAACAACACCAGGACTAAGGTACCTTGAAAAATATTCTGTCCTCACAGGAGGCGGGTTCAACCACCGTTTTGATCTGTCAGATATGGCCATGGTAAAGGATAATCACATTTTAGCCGCTGGAGGTATCAAAAATGCCGTCCAAATGATAAGAAAAAGACATCCTTTTATAAAAAAAATTGAGGTGGAGGCTGAAAACTTGGAGCAAGTAAAGGAAGCTGTCGAAGCAAAAGCAGATATCATTATGCTAGACAATATGGGGGATGAGCTTCTCAAGGAGTGCATCGGTTACATCAAGGGCCGAGCCATTATAGAGGTATCTGGAAACATGGATGCAACCCGGCTTCAAAATTTGAAGAAACTTAAAATAGATTATGTTTCAATGGGGAAGCTGACTCACTCTGTAAAAGCTTTAGATATAAGTATGAAAAACCTTAAAATTATAAAATAA
- a CDS encoding Hsp20/alpha crystallin family protein gives MENKLIQGSYSQKIKKGNLDNYNKMKEILEDKYGYSQGVYKSSSFLFENGKANSSAEKILTWYIKDTKVYEEKNYHRREFRSRSFSKSINLPEDADIDKITSEYANGILTISVPKLKSQTNKDDIVDIQIK, from the coding sequence TTGGAAAACAAACTAATACAAGGCAGCTATTCCCAAAAGATAAAGAAAGGTAATCTTGATAACTACAATAAGATGAAAGAGATACTTGAGGACAAATACGGATATTCTCAGGGAGTCTATAAAAGCAGCTCTTTCTTGTTTGAAAATGGTAAAGCAAATTCATCGGCAGAGAAAATTCTTACCTGGTATATAAAAGACACGAAAGTCTATGAAGAAAAAAATTATCACAGAAGAGAGTTCCGGAGTAGATCCTTTAGCAAAAGCATAAACCTACCTGAGGATGCTGATATTGATAAGATTACCAGTGAATATGCCAATGGAATTCTTACTATTTCAGTTCCTAAACTGAAGTCTCAAACCAATAAAGATGACATTGTAGATATCCAAATCAAATAA